From Bacteroidales bacterium, the proteins below share one genomic window:
- a CDS encoding VCBS repeat-containing protein, whose product MKSGISLKFPRLFYGILLISIFGINFSLKAQSFVFVDTLYIGLNPEQWPLSVCNSVDWGDYDGDGDLDILNTGHSGYTNITRIFKNDGNGVFTGLTSLNLPGVDSGEEGWMDFDNDGDLDILLTR is encoded by the coding sequence ATGAAATCAGGTATTAGTCTTAAGTTTCCCCGGCTGTTTTATGGAATCCTTCTCATTTCCATTTTCGGTATAAATTTTTCACTAAAGGCTCAGTCGTTTGTCTTTGTGGATACTTTATACATTGGGTTAAACCCTGAACAATGGCCCCTTTCGGTCTGTAATTCAGTGGACTGGGGTGATTATGATGGCGATGGCGACCTGGATATACTGAATACCGGCCATTCAGGTTATACGAACATCACAAGGATTTTCAAGAATGATGGGAATGGGGTATTCACCGGACTAACCTCACTTAATCTTCCCGGAGTTGACAGTGGTGAGGAAGGCTGGATGGATTTTGACAACGATGGTGACCTTGACATTTTATTAACAAGGTAG